The following are encoded together in the Proteiniphilum saccharofermentans genome:
- the fldA gene encoding flavodoxin FldA — translation MKSIAIIYGSSTGNTKHAAQLVAEKLAGYSPVLKDIADVSSEELLEPDILILGCPTWSIGELQDDWDTFFPQISKLDLTGKTVAFFGQGDAEGYPDTFVDALGILYDEFAKTGCTFIGEVSTEGYTFDDSQALRNGVFVGLPLDEDNESDKTDKRIEAWVNSLKQYLD, via the coding sequence ATGAAGTCAATCGCTATTATTTACGGTTCAAGTACCGGCAACACGAAACATGCAGCTCAATTAGTCGCTGAAAAGTTGGCCGGCTATTCACCTGTTTTAAAAGATATCGCTGATGTCTCATCTGAGGAACTTCTCGAGCCAGATATACTTATTCTTGGTTGCCCGACCTGGAGTATAGGCGAGTTGCAGGATGACTGGGATACATTCTTCCCGCAGATAAGCAAACTTGATTTGACAGGGAAAACCGTAGCCTTCTTCGGCCAGGGAGATGCAGAAGGATATCCCGATACTTTTGTCGATGCACTCGGTATCCTTTACGATGAGTTTGCCAAGACAGGTTGTACTTTTATCGGAGAAGTATCTACAGAAGGATATACCTTCGATGATTCCCAGGCACTTCGCAATGGAGTTTTCGTGGGATTACCGTTGGATGAAGACAACGAAAGTGACAAAACAGACAAAAGGATAGAAGCCTGGGTAAATTCCCTGAAACAATATCTGGACTGA
- the istB gene encoding IS21-like element helper ATPase IstB yields MKQIENMKQYAGILRLGYLSKNLQPMLHQASIDTPGYADFLENMLIKELEQRQLNDYRRRTKLARLPRAHELDEYDYKASSSIGIRQMTQLRELLWVDQLYNLVLMGPSGTGKTYLAGGLVNDAIKKGYRAYFTTMADLIGVLNRKEIISSAMSTYKRYTKAHLIAIDDIMMFPVQKSEAVALFNLINHLHEQCSIIITTNKSPSQWAETLDDEVLATAILDRLLYRCEVIRFEGNGYRMDNRKTFLEKE; encoded by the coding sequence ATGAAGCAGATAGAAAACATGAAGCAATATGCCGGCATACTTCGTTTGGGATACCTGAGCAAAAACTTGCAGCCGATGCTTCACCAGGCGAGCATAGATACACCGGGATACGCGGACTTCCTGGAGAACATGCTTATAAAAGAGCTAGAGCAGCGACAGCTGAATGATTACCGGCGCAGGACTAAACTGGCCCGTCTGCCACGTGCACACGAGCTTGACGAGTACGATTACAAGGCCTCGAGCAGCATCGGCATAAGGCAGATGACACAGCTCAGGGAGCTGCTCTGGGTCGATCAGCTATACAACCTGGTGCTGATGGGGCCAAGCGGTACGGGCAAAACATACCTGGCCGGGGGACTGGTCAATGATGCCATCAAGAAAGGTTATAGGGCCTATTTTACCACCATGGCTGACCTGATAGGCGTGCTCAACAGGAAAGAAATCATCTCATCGGCAATGAGCACCTACAAGCGATACACCAAGGCACACCTGATTGCCATAGATGACATCATGATGTTCCCGGTGCAAAAGAGTGAAGCGGTGGCTCTGTTCAATCTGATCAATCACCTGCATGAGCAGTGCTCGATCATCATCACCACTAACAAGTCACCCAGCCAGTGGGCGGAGACACTGGATGATGAAGTGTTAGCCACAGCCATCCTGGATCGACTGCTATATCGTTGCGAGGTGATCAGGTTCGAGGGAAACGGTTACCGTATGGACAACCGGAAAACTTTCCTTGAGAAAGAATAA
- the istA gene encoding IS21 family transposase, whose protein sequence is MKTQIHDLRKVRMWYEVKELSSNPGNSDSKIAKKLGVDRRTVSRYKKMSEEEFHEFSMKQRVYELVLSPYYPDVLSLLSIDNGLPAAVIEDRLKEKYADLPKVNSKTVYNFVQHVRRQEKIPVPEKIRQTEALEEFAYGSQAQVDFGTAQMRRLDGSRRRVYFFALVLSRSRYKYVFFQTTPFTGKTAVQAHEQAFKYIEGIPGKLLYDQDSVFLKSENLGDYLLADDFRRYRDERGISVEFCRKADPQSKGRVENVVGYVKNNFLRARTFHDIDRLNEEVLSWLERKANGTKHATTKRLPHDVWLIEKEHLSFFRPSPAIPRDEIPTYTVRKDNTISYKGNFYRVPYGTYNGKGPEVLLKVKDGTLSLSNRQGILLAEHPVSLEKGKVRGDTQV, encoded by the coding sequence ATGAAGACTCAGATACATGACCTTAGAAAGGTACGTATGTGGTACGAAGTTAAAGAACTTTCCAGTAATCCGGGCAATTCGGACAGTAAAATTGCAAAAAAGTTGGGTGTTGATCGCAGAACTGTTTCCAGGTACAAGAAGATGAGTGAAGAAGAGTTTCATGAGTTTTCAATGAAACAACGTGTATACGAACTTGTTCTGTCGCCATATTACCCGGACGTTCTTTCCTTATTGAGTATAGACAATGGTTTGCCGGCGGCAGTGATAGAAGACCGGCTGAAGGAGAAATACGCCGACTTGCCGAAGGTGAACAGCAAGACTGTATACAACTTTGTCCAGCACGTGCGGCGTCAGGAGAAGATCCCTGTACCGGAGAAGATCCGCCAGACGGAAGCCCTGGAAGAGTTTGCATATGGCAGCCAGGCGCAGGTTGACTTCGGTACAGCACAGATGCGACGTTTGGACGGCAGTAGGCGCAGGGTTTATTTTTTTGCCCTTGTCCTGTCACGCAGTCGCTACAAATATGTGTTTTTCCAAACAACTCCCTTCACCGGGAAAACAGCCGTCCAGGCTCACGAGCAGGCCTTCAAGTATATAGAGGGTATCCCCGGGAAGCTTCTCTATGATCAGGACTCGGTGTTTCTGAAAAGTGAGAACCTTGGCGATTATCTCCTGGCTGATGATTTTCGTCGCTACAGGGATGAACGCGGTATCAGCGTTGAGTTCTGCCGCAAGGCCGATCCCCAGAGCAAAGGCCGGGTCGAGAACGTGGTAGGATACGTGAAAAACAACTTTCTTCGCGCGCGTACCTTTCACGATATAGATCGCCTCAACGAGGAAGTCCTGAGCTGGTTGGAGCGCAAGGCGAACGGCACCAAACATGCCACGACGAAGCGCCTGCCCCATGACGTGTGGTTGATTGAAAAGGAGCATCTCTCCTTTTTTCGCCCCTCACCGGCAATCCCCCGGGATGAGATTCCCACCTACACGGTGAGAAAAGATAACACAATCAGTTACAAGGGGAACTTCTACAGGGTCCCATATGGCACCTATAACGGGAAGGGACCGGAGGTATTACTCAAGGTCAAGGATGGCACCCTTTCGCTTTCCAACCGGCAAGGCATCCTTCTGGCCGAGCACCCCGTCAGTCTTGAAAAAGGCAAGGTAAGAGGAGATACACAAGTATAA
- a CDS encoding TonB-dependent receptor, which produces MKTTHLFLLLLMLLYVSNAFPQAQRSEGTLSGYVLDKKSDERLPSVTIFVKGTTQGTSSRSDGTFVVKNIPEGKQTIVAQYVGYRPQEINMTIDAGKDNAIHFELEEDLFNLEQVVVTGTRTPHFVKNVPIRTEVVTSQSLRTKNAQNIFEALEAVPGLRVENQCQSCNFSMVRMQGLGAEHTQVQINGQPIYSGLASVYGLEQIGTGDVDRIEVVKGAGSALYGSSAVAGAINIITREPSAIPSISADIQFGNYGTNAYNISSSMRNDKGNIGLNVYAQKVDHGVIDETGEGDSRQEVKQKDGITDRVESKLHNVGFSLYVDNPFFKDDKLIFRGKGINEKRAGGIITDDYYKNPFTDGTENITTNRYEGEVNYIKPIGQHSELQFNTSYIDHNREATNDSFLSDYMDTHDGDTPNVLDMRPYIAKENTRVSSLSFKSRLENHNLIFGVQYYTTDLNETGMYTVVDETSEYYGNAYKSIAHKHAREMGAYIQDEWNVSSRLTVVPGVRIDHHSSGEEYTSDRKVFDGDFPKTKFDETSFNPRLALKYQLTRQITLRANAGTGFRAPYGFSEDLHLCSGSPRVWKSSELKAETSRSANFSADYYGDHFQVSANLFYTFLKNKIDFADADDEVKKLGYTYQWENIDDAVVKGIELMVMVNPARNLNLGVDFALNSGKYNNNRGDWAETGYADISRYIPRFPSTTGSVKIEYSPKSWMFTLYGIYQGKMYIDYISETAENSKIKETEPYMTFNVRASKRFGLFNIYAGAKNIFNYIQDEKHLDDAAFIYAPLYGALYYAGISVNINY; this is translated from the coding sequence ATGAAAACTACACATTTATTTTTATTATTACTTATGCTGTTGTATGTGTCCAATGCTTTTCCACAAGCACAAAGGAGCGAGGGAACGCTTTCGGGATACGTACTGGACAAGAAAAGCGATGAAAGGTTACCATCCGTTACAATTTTCGTGAAGGGGACAACACAGGGGACATCCTCCCGTTCCGATGGGACATTTGTGGTGAAAAATATTCCCGAAGGAAAACAGACTATTGTCGCCCAATATGTGGGATATAGGCCTCAGGAAATCAATATGACGATAGACGCCGGAAAAGATAATGCAATCCATTTTGAACTGGAGGAAGATTTATTCAACCTGGAGCAGGTGGTTGTCACCGGAACGCGGACACCTCACTTCGTAAAGAATGTCCCTATCCGTACAGAAGTGGTTACTTCCCAATCGTTAAGGACAAAAAACGCCCAGAATATTTTTGAAGCACTGGAAGCGGTTCCGGGCCTTAGGGTCGAAAACCAGTGCCAGTCCTGTAATTTTTCCATGGTACGCATGCAGGGGTTGGGGGCTGAACATACCCAGGTACAGATAAACGGACAGCCAATCTACTCCGGTTTGGCCAGTGTATACGGGTTGGAACAGATCGGCACCGGTGATGTCGATCGTATAGAAGTGGTGAAAGGTGCCGGTTCCGCCCTTTACGGGAGCAGCGCAGTAGCCGGTGCTATCAATATTATTACCCGTGAACCGTCGGCTATCCCTTCCATCTCCGCCGATATCCAGTTCGGGAATTATGGCACCAACGCATATAATATTTCTTCTTCCATGCGGAATGATAAAGGCAATATAGGTCTGAACGTGTATGCACAAAAAGTTGATCATGGAGTGATTGATGAAACCGGTGAAGGGGATAGCCGGCAAGAGGTGAAACAGAAAGATGGGATAACTGACCGGGTGGAATCGAAATTGCACAATGTGGGATTCAGCCTTTATGTGGATAATCCTTTCTTTAAAGACGATAAACTTATTTTCCGGGGAAAAGGCATCAATGAAAAACGGGCCGGTGGAATCATTACCGATGATTACTACAAGAATCCCTTTACTGATGGTACCGAAAATATTACGACCAACCGTTACGAGGGTGAAGTAAATTATATAAAACCCATCGGACAACATTCTGAACTGCAGTTTAATACCTCGTATATCGATCATAACAGGGAGGCGACCAATGATTCTTTTCTAAGCGATTATATGGATACTCATGATGGCGATACCCCCAATGTGTTGGATATGCGCCCTTATATCGCAAAAGAGAATACCCGGGTGTCGTCATTGAGTTTTAAATCGAGGCTGGAGAATCATAACCTGATTTTTGGTGTGCAATACTATACTACCGATCTCAATGAGACAGGCATGTATACAGTGGTAGATGAAACAAGCGAGTACTACGGAAATGCTTACAAGTCAATAGCCCATAAGCATGCCCGTGAAATGGGAGCCTACATTCAGGATGAATGGAATGTGTCATCCAGATTGACGGTGGTACCGGGTGTACGTATCGATCATCATTCGTCGGGTGAAGAATATACTTCCGACAGGAAAGTTTTTGATGGCGATTTCCCGAAAACGAAATTTGATGAAACGAGCTTTAATCCTCGTCTGGCGCTAAAATACCAATTAACCAGGCAGATTACGCTTCGGGCCAATGCCGGCACGGGTTTTAGGGCACCTTACGGGTTTTCGGAAGACCTGCACCTGTGCAGCGGCTCTCCCCGTGTATGGAAATCATCCGAATTGAAAGCCGAGACATCACGCAGCGCCAACTTCTCCGCCGATTATTACGGCGACCATTTTCAGGTCAGTGCCAACCTGTTTTATACCTTCCTGAAAAATAAGATCGATTTCGCAGATGCCGACGACGAGGTGAAGAAACTGGGGTATACTTACCAATGGGAAAATATTGATGACGCCGTAGTAAAAGGAATAGAGCTTATGGTAATGGTGAATCCGGCCAGAAATTTGAATTTAGGTGTGGATTTTGCATTGAATAGCGGAAAGTATAATAACAACAGGGGAGACTGGGCAGAAACAGGGTATGCAGATATCAGCCGCTACATTCCCCGCTTTCCATCGACTACCGGAAGTGTAAAGATAGAATATTCGCCGAAGAGTTGGATGTTCACACTCTACGGTATCTATCAGGGCAAAATGTATATCGATTATATCAGCGAGACGGCTGAAAATTCAAAGATCAAAGAGACGGAGCCCTATATGACTTTCAACGTACGGGCCTCTAAACGTTTCGGACTATTCAATATCTATGCCGGAGCAAAAAATATATTCAATTATATTCAGGATGAGAAACACCTCGATGATGCGGCGTTTATCTATGCTCCCCTTTATGGCGCACTCTACTATGCCGGGATTTCAGTAAATATAAATTATTGA
- a CDS encoding IS30 family transposase codes for MRKKYKQLTSEQRYAIYLGIKNGDSQRTIAESIGVSPSTVSRELGRNKKKHGGYSWRLAHEMAQERKERLPGNRDTPEWIKQKVFRLVRDEWSPKQISGYLEKYKQIRVSHETIYKWIREDKIAGGDLYTHCRHKLKHRKRPVGSVKGIPNRRSIRERPVEADGSRFGDFEMDTIIGANQSEVILTVTERKTNLVMTRGLPRGKDSKEVAKVLANMLLPYKDIIKTITTDNGTEFAAHEMITKRLGVPVYFTDPYSSWQKGAIENANKLIRQYIPKGASFKDYLPGRLKQIQHKLNNRPREKLSFSTPKVEFYKQLM; via the coding sequence ATGAGAAAAAAATACAAACAGTTAACTTCAGAACAAAGGTACGCGATTTATTTAGGTATAAAAAATGGTGACAGCCAGCGAACCATCGCAGAGTCCATAGGGGTCAGTCCTTCAACGGTGTCCAGGGAACTGGGTCGTAACAAGAAGAAACATGGAGGTTACTCCTGGCGCTTGGCTCACGAGATGGCACAAGAGAGAAAGGAGCGTTTGCCCGGGAACAGGGACACCCCGGAGTGGATTAAACAGAAGGTGTTCCGGCTTGTCCGTGATGAATGGTCTCCCAAGCAGATCAGCGGATATTTGGAGAAATACAAGCAAATCCGGGTTTCCCACGAGACCATTTACAAGTGGATCCGGGAGGACAAAATAGCCGGGGGTGACCTTTACACGCATTGCCGCCACAAGCTCAAGCACCGCAAGAGGCCGGTGGGGTCAGTCAAGGGCATCCCCAACCGGAGAAGCATCCGGGAAAGGCCCGTGGAGGCCGACGGGAGCCGGTTCGGTGACTTTGAAATGGACACGATAATAGGAGCCAATCAATCGGAGGTGATCTTGACGGTAACGGAAAGGAAAACGAACCTTGTAATGACCAGGGGACTGCCCCGGGGCAAGGACTCCAAGGAGGTGGCAAAAGTGCTTGCTAACATGCTGCTACCCTACAAGGATATAATAAAGACCATCACCACGGATAACGGCACGGAGTTCGCCGCCCATGAAATGATAACTAAAAGACTGGGAGTCCCCGTATATTTTACAGACCCCTATTCATCGTGGCAAAAAGGAGCGATTGAAAATGCTAATAAACTCATCCGGCAATACATCCCCAAGGGGGCATCATTCAAGGACTATCTCCCGGGGAGATTAAAGCAAATACAGCATAAATTGAACAATCGACCAAGAGAAAAATTAAGCTTCAGCACACCAAAAGTTGAGTTTTACAAACAATTAATGTAA